GTTAACGGGCAGGAGGCCTTTGACATGTTTACCAGGGAAGAATTTGATTTTTGCATTGTGGATGTCATGATGCCTGTCAGGGACGGCTTTACCCTGGCCAGGGACATACGAAATGTTGACAGCAAGATCCCTATTCTTTTTCTAACCGCCAAGTCCCTGCAGCAGGATAAGTTAAAGGGATTTGAAGTGGGTGCCGATGATTACCTGACCAAACCTTTCAATATGGATGAGCTGCTGATGAGGATACAGGCGATCCTCCGAAGGATCAGCGGCACTTCCCCCACAGGCGGGAAAGACAATATTTACCAGATTGGCAGCCTGACTTTCGATTTTAACCGCCAGGTGCTGAGGTCTGGTGAAAAAGAAGACAAATTGACATCCAAAG
The Bacteroides sp. genome window above contains:
- a CDS encoding response regulator transcription factor; translated protein: MEKDKVRILLAEDDKNLGTILKSYLEAKGYPTKLAVNGQEAFDMFTREEFDFCIVDVMMPVRDGFTLARDIRNVDSKIPILFLTAKSLQQDKLKGFEVGADDYLTKPFNMDELLMRIQAILRRISGTSPTGGKDNIYQIGSLTFDFNRQVLRSGEKEDKLTSKEAGLLKLLVEHANEVVDRSIALKRIWKDDSYFNARSMDVYITKLRKYLKSDPSVELINVHGVGFKLVVSE